CCTTGCGGCCCTGTTTGGCCGCCTCCGTGAACTTCGTGATCACCTTCCGCGCCTGCACGCTCTCCGCGTCGGTGAGGAAGTTGTGTGCCTCGTCCATCCCCACGATCAGCGGCGTCTCCTCGATGCGGTCGTAGGTGGGGTCGTTCGACAGCTTCTCGTCGACCAGCAGGCTGGCGACGGCGAGGACGACCAGTTCCGTCGCCCGCGAGTCGTTGACGTGATACGTCGGCACCACGGTCAGCCCACCGGGACGGACGAGTTCGTGGATCAGGTCGGTGACCGGGCGGGCGTCCCGGTCGAAGACCCGGCGAAAGGCGCTCCCGAGCGCTCGCCGGCGCACGGCGTCGAAGGTGGCCTCGTGGACCCGCCCCGACTCGTCGAGTTCCTCGCGGAGCGCCGGGTCGTCGAGATACGTCGTGAAGTCGTCGTACGTCCCGCCGTCGCCGTAGTCGTCGAAGAATCGGTCGAGCAGGTAGTCGAGCGCCTGATACTGGTTGTCGTTGAGGCGGGCGCCCGCGACCAGCCACGGCCGGTGCCGGACCATGCTGAACGGGACGGTGAAGGACACCTGCTCGGCGCGGTGGTTGGCGCCGTCGTACGACGCCCCCCCGACTTCGGGGACGAACGCGATGGTGTCGTCGTGACCGCCGTGGGCGACCCCCTCCCGGTCGAGTCGACGAGCGATATCGTCGTCCATGTCGGGGTTGTCGTCGTGCATCTGGGCGTACTCGTCCTGCGGGTCGAACTGGACCACCGCCGTCGCTACCTCGCGCCCGTCGTCCATCGGATACGCGGTGTCGAGGTACTGCCGGAGGACGTTCTTCGAGGCGTGGGTCTTCCCCGACCCCGTGCCGCCGGCGACGAGGGTGTGCCGGAAGACGAGGGGGTCGCCGTCCGCGTAGTCGTCTTTCAGCCGGTAGTCGATGGTCGGCGGCGACGCCGCGGTCCGCACCGTCTCGCCGCCCACCGAGAGGTGGCCGACGAAGACGCCCTCGCTCGGGATGGCCAGTCCCGTCT
This window of the Haloplanus rubicundus genome carries:
- a CDS encoding ATP-binding protein, whose amino-acid sequence is MSDLGDFTDFSSDDTDGEADPASSDANADPAADDFEPYDVSPAGSDRGLGSISVSQGLRVSEDGDETTLEAFVTSDNRESVRLGKYLLVPYPDDETLFCRITALEYAQEFEADDATEIHARRAMRRDDFAERDYKFVASLDPVAVLFSEGEAQGASDNRTKSGDGEDLQRRMVDRVPKPGAVVREASDAEQIKTGLAIPSEGVFVGHLSVGGETVRTAASPPTIDYRLKDDYADGDPLVFRHTLVAGGTGSGKTHASKNVLRQYLDTAYPMDDGREVATAVVQFDPQDEYAQMHDDNPDMDDDIARRLDREGVAHGGHDDTIAFVPEVGGASYDGANHRAEQVSFTVPFSMVRHRPWLVAGARLNDNQYQALDYLLDRFFDDYGDGGTYDDFTTYLDDPALREELDESGRVHEATFDAVRRRALGSAFRRVFDRDARPVTDLIHELVRPGGLTVVPTYHVNDSRATELVVLAVASLLVDEKLSNDPTYDRIEETPLIVGMDEAHNFLTDAESVQARKVITKFTEAAKQGRKERLGLFLITQDPQDVAESVFKQVNTKLVLNLGDEDAIKSVNIPPKLEDKVPYMAKGQMVVYSPDNSEPVEVTGLSTCVTRHGE